The genomic DNA TACTTCTAGGGAATATAGGTCTTCGCCAAGCTTTTAATTATTTGTCTCTGTAGCTCAGCTGGTTAGAGCATTTGACTGTTAATCAAAGGGTCGCAGGTTCGAGTCCTGCCAGGGACGCCACTTTTTTTCCTATTGTTTAATAGGATTTTTTTTTTGCTTTTTTTCTTAACATATTTTAGGTTTCCTGATATAATTATGTTAGAGGTAAATATTAATACTACTAAATGTATCGGAGGTGACTGTAATGAAAGAGATATCTAAATTATTTAAAAATGTTGATAAATTAGTTTTTATGTCATCAAGTATGGGGAATTCAGAAATGGACTGGAATTACAGCGGAACAGGGAAAACATCAGTTATCTGTGAAGATAATAAAATATTTTTTTTAGACAGAATTACCATAGATGACAGACTCAGCTACGAAGATAAAAAGATGTGGATTCTTAATGATAATGATGTATTAGAATTCTGGCATTATAGAAATAATGAATATGAAAAGATATTTACTTTTTCAAAATGGGAGCCTAATACTCTTATTGCCGGAGAATATATATGCGGTGACGACGTATATATGGGCAGAGTAGAAGCGGATAATTCCGATATTATTTTTATAATAGAGATAAAAAGCAAAAAAAAGAATGAACTCATAAAGTACAAATATTTTAAATAAGGAGTTATGATGAATAAATATATTTTACTGGATAGAGACGGTACTATAAATATCGAAAAGGATTATCTTTATAAAATAGAAGATTTTGAATATGAATATGGTGTTATAGAAGCACTTGAAATTTTTCAGAAAAAAGGCTACAAGCTTGCAGTAATTACTAACCAGTCAGGTATTGGAAGGGGTTATTACAGTGAGGAGGATTTTCTAAAGCTGACTTCTTTTGTGGAAAATGATCTGAAAAAAAAGGGTATTATTATAGAAAAAACTTATTATTGTCCTCATCATACAGACGGTAAGGGAAATTATAAAACAGAATGTGAATGCAGAAAGCCGGGGACACTTTTGTTTGAAAAGGCGGTAAAAGAATTAGATATAGATACCCGGAATACTTATATGCTCGGGGATAAGGCCAGTGATCTGATTCCCGCAGATAAGCTAGGAATAAAGCCTGTTTTTCTGCGTACAGGACACGGACGTGAAGAATCACTTAAAGGACTGGATTTTGACTTCTTAAGTTTTGATAATATTCTGGATTTTGCTAAAACTTTGTAGTTTTTCATTTTACTATTTTATTCTTTACATTTTTTAATTTAATAATTACATAAAAAAATATTGTTTTTCAATTATGAAAATCAATATTTTTGGTTTAGATAATATTTTTTTTTGATATAAAAATGCAGACATTTTTACAGATGAAAAAAAATTACGTATACAGACTTGAAAGTCTGATTTTTTTATTGATAAATTATATATTAAGTGGTATAATTATTTAATTATGCACTAAAAATGGAGTTATTAAATTATGAAAAAAAATTATATCTTTAAAATGACACTTGAAGAATTTGGAATTTCTAATTTTTTAGATATTCTGGAGATAAATAATGTTTTAATTAATTCGGGTGAAGTACGGGAAAATGATGTGTTTATAGCTATCAGAGGCGGTAACAGCTATATTCAGGAAGCAGCAGAAAAAGGAGCATATGTTATATATGACGATAAGACGAAAAAAACACCCTATCCAAAAGCATTTTTAGTAAACGACAGTATTAAATTTTTACAAAAATTTGCTGAAAATTGGAGAAATATATTAGATTTAAAAATAATTGGAATTACAGGAAGTAATGGAAAAACAACAGTAAAAGATATTATATACCAGCTGTTGTCTACTAAGTATAAAGGAAAAAAAACTGAAGGCAATTTAAACAACCATATAGGATTGCCTGTTTCTTTGTTACGTGCTGAAAATTCTGATGATTTTTTAGTTTTGGAGATGGGGATGAGCGGTTTTGGCGAAATAGACCTGCTTGCTGCCATTGCTAAGCCTGATTATGGAATTATTACGAATATAGGTGACTCACACCTTGAGTTTTTAGGAAGCCGGGAAAATGTTTTTAAAGCTAAAAGTGAGATCATAAAACATGTGAAAGCTAAAATGTTTTTAAATGGAGATGATCCTTTTTTAGGTGATCTTCCTGGAATAAAAGTTTCGGCCGACGGCAAAAG from Sebaldella termitidis ATCC 33386 includes the following:
- a CDS encoding D-glycero-alpha-D-manno-heptose-1,7-bisphosphate 7-phosphatase, which translates into the protein MNKYILLDRDGTINIEKDYLYKIEDFEYEYGVIEALEIFQKKGYKLAVITNQSGIGRGYYSEEDFLKLTSFVENDLKKKGIIIEKTYYCPHHTDGKGNYKTECECRKPGTLLFEKAVKELDIDTRNTYMLGDKASDLIPADKLGIKPVFLRTGHGREESLKGLDFDFLSFDNILDFAKTL
- a CDS encoding UDP-N-acetylmuramoyl-tripeptide--D-alanyl-D-alanine ligase; this encodes MKKNYIFKMTLEEFGISNFLDILEINNVLINSGEVRENDVFIAIRGGNSYIQEAAEKGAYVIYDDKTKKTPYPKAFLVNDSIKFLQKFAENWRNILDLKIIGITGSNGKTTVKDIIYQLLSTKYKGKKTEGNLNNHIGLPVSLLRAENSDDFLVLEMGMSGFGEIDLLAAIAKPDYGIITNIGDSHLEFLGSRENVFKAKSEIIKHVKAKMFLNGDDPFLGDLPGIKVSADGKSTADYRAKNINLSGDGTKFDLNEGLTLETNLIGEHNILNLLFGIAISEEFGIKTEDLADEFKNIKLTAMRFQKIENGNIIYINDAYNASPISMEKAILTFSDIYNDRYKVVILGDMLELGEKDAEFHEELEKILRNTKQNEILLYGSLMKNLYEKIKDMNVFHFDEKSFIREKLRGHNSEKLAVLLKGSRGMRLEEIIEEGN